The segment GAGCGGCACCTCGGCGGTCGGGATCAGGAAGAGCTCGCGGTCGCCGACCGAGGTCGCGAACAGGTCCTCCTCGAACTTGGGCAGTTGGCCGGTGCCGGTCATGGTGGCCCGGTCGACCAGGTGCGGCACCGAGTACTCGGTGTAGCCGTGCTCGGTGGTGTGCAGGTCCAGCAGGAAGGCGCCCAGGGCCCGTTCGAGCCGGGCGCCGGGGCCGCGGGTGACGGCGAAGCGGGCGCCGGAGAGCCGGGAGGCGCGCGGGAGGTCGAGGATGCCGAGCGCCTCGCCGAGGTCGGCGTGGTGGAGGGCGGGGCCGCCGACCGGGCGGTGCGGGCCGGACCGGCGGACCTCGACCGCCTCCTTCTCGCTGTCGCCGTCGGGGACGGTGTCCAGCGGCAGGTTGGGGATGGTGAGCAGCCGGGCCTGGAGTTCGTCCTCGGTGGCGCGCAGCGCCTCCTCGGCGGTCCGGGCGTGCTCGCGCAGCCGGCGGGCCAGTTCGCGGGCGTCCTCGTCGCGGGCTCCGCCCTTGGCGGCGCGTTTGAGTTCGCCGCGCAGCCGCTCGTGCTCCTCCAACTGCTCGGCGCGGCGCCGGTGCAGGGCGCGCAGGCCGTCGAGGTCCAGGGTGTACCGGCGGCGGCCGAGGCGGCGGACCGCTTCGGGGCCGAGGTCGATGAGCTCGCGTACGTCGTGCACGTCTTCTCCTGGCGGGTGGTCGTGGCCGGGACGCGGCCCGGCCGGGACGGCGGTGGGGACGCCGGCCGGCCGGGCCGCGGGTGGGGCGGGTGGTCAGCGGGTGGTCAGCGGGTGCGCCGCGGGCGCGGGCGGGGCGGCAGGTGGGCGGCGGCGATCCGGCGGTAGCGGACCGGCCGGGTGGCGCGCATCCGCAGCGCGTAGAGCAGCCCGGCTCCGGCCACCAGCGGGACGGCCCACGGGAGTTCGGAGACCAGTCCGTGGTGGGAGCCGGTCAGCAGGTCGAAGTTGCCGACCACCAGGACGACGGTGGCGGCCAGGCCGAGCAGGCCGAGCAGCGGGGCCAGGACGCCCTGCCACCAGCCGGCGCCGCCGGTGCGGGCGCGGGCCAGCACCGCGAGGGCGGCGGCGGCCTGGAGGACGACGATGCCGAGGGTGCCGAGGCCGAGCATGCTGGTGGTGAGGTCGGCGTAGGGGTCGAGTCCGGCGAGCGCGAAGCCGGCCACCACGACGGCGCTCAGCCCGCTCTGGGCGAGGCTGGCCCGGTGCGGGGAGCCGTGCCGGCGGTGCAGGGCGGCGAGCCGGGCGGGCATCAGGCCGTCGTCGGCGAGGACCTGGGCGTAGCGGTTGGCGGCGCTGTGCAGGGCGAGGGTGGCGGCGAACAGGCTGGTGCACAGCATGATCTGCAGGGTGGTGGCGCCGGCCCCGCCGAGGTAGTCCCGGCCGATGCCGAAGAGCAGGTCGCCCTGCTGGGCGGCGGCGGTGTCGCGGACGGCGTCGGGGCCGATCGCGCCGACCGCCTCCCAGCTGGTCAGGGCGTAGAACCCGGCGATCAGCAGGACCGCGACGTAGGTGGCGCGGGGGACGCTGCGGCCGGGGTCGCGGGCCTCCTTGCCGTACAGGGCGGCGGACTCGAAGCCGATGAAGGAGATGAAGGCGAACATCAGCGAGACGCCGGCGCCGGCGCCGAGGGCCCCGGAGGGCGAGATCCCGGCGGCGGGCAGGGCGGCGGCGCCGTGCCGGCCGGCGATGGCGAGGTCGAGGGCGGCGAGGATGCCGATCTCGCCGACCATCAGGACGGCCAGCAGGCGGGCGCTGACCGCGATGTCGCGGTAGCCGAGCGCGGCGACGGCCAGCAGGCCGGCGGCGGCGCACAGCTGCCAGGGCAGGTCCAGTCCGTGGGCGGCGAGGACCAGTTGGGTGAAGTAGCCGAGGGCGCCGACGAGTCCGACGGTGGCGGCGTTGTAGGCGAGGACGGCGAGCCAGCCGGCGCCGATCGCGGCGGGGCGGCCGAGGCCGTCGGCGATGGCGGCGTAGAAGCCGCCGGAGCCGCCGGTGCGGCGGGCGCTGACCGCGTAGCCGACCGAGAAGCAGAGCAGGGTGGCGCCGGCGAACAGGAAGGCGGTGGGGACGGCCGCGCCGGTGCCGATGGCGAACGCCAGCGGCACGGTGCCGACCATGGCGGAGAGCGGGGCGGCGGCGGAGACGATCAGGAAGACGATGTGGGCGGTGCCGAGCCGTCCTCCCGGTCTCGCCGCGGGGGCGGCGGCCTGGACGGCGGCGGGGGCGGTGACGGTCATCTGGGCTCCGGTGGGCTGGCGTGGGCGGGCCGTCGCCGGGGTGGGGCCCGGGGCCCGCCGGGGTCGGGGTGCGGTGCGCCGGCGCGGTGGTCCGCCGCCCGGTCGGGCGGTCAGGGGGTGATCGCGACGACGGCGTTCTGGCCGCCGAATCCGAGGGAGTTGCTGAGGGCGAGGCCGATCGGCCGGTGGGTCTCGGCGGTGGCGATCTTGATGTCGATCCGGTCGCCGGGGGTGTTCAGGTTGGCGGTGGGCGGGACGAGGCCCTGTTCGACGGCGAGGACGGTGAAGGCGGCCTCGACGGCGCCGGCGGCGCCGAGGAGGTGGCCGGTGACGCCCTTGGTGGAGGTGACGAGCGGGTCGCCGTCGAGGGTGCGGCGCAGCACGGTCGCCTCGACGAGGTCGTTGCGGGGCGTGGAGGTGCCGTGCGCGTTGACGTGGTCGACGTCGGCGCCGGTGGCGCCGGCGTCGGCGAGCGCGGCGCGGATGGCGGCGTCGATGCCGTGGCCCTCGGGGTGCGGCGCGGTGACGTGGTGGGCGTCGGCGGTGGCGCCGTAGCCGGCGATCCGGGCGCGGATCCGGGCGCCGCGGGCGCGGGCGTCGGCGGCGCGTTCGAGGACGAGGACGCCGGCTCCCTCGCCGGCGACGAAGCCGTCGCGGTCGGCGTCGAAGGGGCGGGAGGCGGTGGCGGGGTCGTCGAAGCGGGTGGAGAGGGCGCCCATCTTGGCGAACCCGGCCATCACCAGCGGGGTGATCATCGCTTCGGCGCCGCCGGCCAGCACGATGTCGCAGCGGTCGAGCAGCAGCAGGTCGCGGGCGGTGCCGAGGGCGGTGGTGCCGGAGGCGCAGGCGGTGGCGACCACCAGGTTGGGGCCGGTGGCGCCGAACTCGATGGCGGCCTGGCCGGCCAGCATGTTGGGCAGTTGCATGGGCAGCAGCAGCGGGGAGACC is part of the Kitasatospora setae KM-6054 genome and harbors:
- the serS gene encoding serine--tRNA ligase, which encodes MHDVRELIDLGPEAVRRLGRRRYTLDLDGLRALHRRRAEQLEEHERLRGELKRAAKGGARDEDARELARRLREHARTAEEALRATEDELQARLLTIPNLPLDTVPDGDSEKEAVEVRRSGPHRPVGGPALHHADLGEALGILDLPRASRLSGARFAVTRGPGARLERALGAFLLDLHTTEHGYTEYSVPHLVDRATMTGTGQLPKFEEDLFATSVGDRELFLIPTAEVPLTNLVAGELLDAGALPLALTARTPCYRSEAGSYGRDTRGILRLHQFEKVELVRICALEDAQAQLELMVGQVEECLKRLELSYRVVLLPAGDLGFSARTTYDIEVWMPGGDTYREISSVSDCGSFQARRAGIRHRGAEGRKQVAATLNGSALPIGRTVAALLEQGAQPDGSVLLPAALAPYTGFRRILADGTTA
- a CDS encoding APC family permease, with product MTVTAPAAVQAAAPAARPGGRLGTAHIVFLIVSAAAPLSAMVGTVPLAFAIGTGAAVPTAFLFAGATLLCFSVGYAVSARRTGGSGGFYAAIADGLGRPAAIGAGWLAVLAYNAATVGLVGALGYFTQLVLAAHGLDLPWQLCAAAGLLAVAALGYRDIAVSARLLAVLMVGEIGILAALDLAIAGRHGAAALPAAGISPSGALGAGAGVSLMFAFISFIGFESAALYGKEARDPGRSVPRATYVAVLLIAGFYALTSWEAVGAIGPDAVRDTAAAQQGDLLFGIGRDYLGGAGATTLQIMLCTSLFAATLALHSAANRYAQVLADDGLMPARLAALHRRHGSPHRASLAQSGLSAVVVAGFALAGLDPYADLTTSMLGLGTLGIVVLQAAAALAVLARARTGGAGWWQGVLAPLLGLLGLAATVVLVVGNFDLLTGSHHGLVSELPWAVPLVAGAGLLYALRMRATRPVRYRRIAAAHLPPRPRPRRTR
- a CDS encoding beta-ketoacyl-[acyl-carrier-protein] synthase family protein; its protein translation is MAAREIAVTGLGLVTPGGIGTGPSWAAVRAGRGTASHDPLLAEHPARISCRVPGWDPDRLLGPRRAHRLDRFTQFALVAAHEAVTDAGLDPRTWDGARVGVVLGCADGGPGTVEEQHRVMLESSPSRVSPLLLPMQLPNMLAGQAAIEFGATGPNLVVATACASGTTALGTARDLLLLDRCDIVLAGGAEAMITPLVMAGFAKMGALSTRFDDPATASRPFDADRDGFVAGEGAGVLVLERAADARARGARIRARIAGYGATADAHHVTAPHPEGHGIDAAIRAALADAGATGADVDHVNAHGTSTPRNDLVEATVLRRTLDGDPLVTSTKGVTGHLLGAAGAVEAAFTVLAVEQGLVPPTANLNTPGDRIDIKIATAETHRPIGLALSNSLGFGGQNAVVAITP